One Candidatus Cloacimonadota bacterium DNA segment encodes these proteins:
- a CDS encoding SagB/ThcOx family dehydrogenase, which translates to MNLEKYRNFMKSNFAELHKIKTDQNKGLEQPELEKKHDAEDRLIELISFDKIQISNNDFWNCLNNRISRREYTNEPLTLEELSFLLWSTQGVKEIIKRFDKAYATLRTVPSAGARHAFETYLLINNVENLQPGIYRYLASSHKLLFLFYENDFKHKINEATFGQIFTGKSAVVFIWSAVPYRAEWRYSISAHKSMLLDAGHVCQNLYLACEAIKVGTCAIAAYDQEKMDDLLKLDGKDEFVVYLAPVGKIKNSL; encoded by the coding sequence ATGAATCTTGAAAAATATAGAAATTTTATGAAATCAAATTTCGCTGAACTTCATAAAATTAAAACCGACCAAAACAAAGGATTGGAACAACCTGAATTAGAAAAAAAACATGATGCTGAAGATCGATTGATCGAACTGATTTCATTTGATAAAATCCAAATCTCTAATAATGATTTTTGGAATTGTTTGAATAACCGGATAAGCAGGAGAGAATATACGAACGAGCCTTTGACTTTGGAAGAACTTTCTTTCCTGCTCTGGTCAACGCAAGGGGTGAAAGAGATCATCAAAAGATTCGATAAAGCTTATGCGACTTTGCGGACTGTTCCTTCTGCCGGAGCTCGTCACGCTTTTGAAACTTACCTGTTGATCAATAATGTAGAAAATCTCCAGCCCGGAATTTATCGTTACCTTGCTTCCAGCCATAAACTCCTTTTTCTCTTTTATGAAAATGACTTTAAACATAAAATCAATGAAGCAACTTTCGGACAAATTTTTACAGGAAAAAGTGCGGTTGTATTTATCTGGAGTGCGGTTCCTTATCGGGCGGAATGGCGATATTCCATCTCCGCTCATAAATCTATGCTGCTCGATGCAGGACATGTTTGTCAGAATCTTTACCTGGCGTGTGAAGCGATCAAAGTAGGAACTTGTGCGATTGCAGCTTATGATCAGGAAAAGATGGATGATTTACTGAAACTGGATGGAAAAGACGAATTTGTCGTTTATCTGGCTCCAGTTGGAAAAATTAAAAATTCCCTCTAA